A genomic segment from Tuwongella immobilis encodes:
- a CDS encoding NAD-dependent epimerase/dehydratase family protein, producing the protein MRILLVGGAGDSGSRLAKRLVSQGHTVVVTTRQPPGSVRERLPPEVEIWQLDPIASAEPLRTKLLASPPFHCVVNLLASFLRDPVAVLRDGTRNLVSALLSRESPPRLVFCSSTAVYGHRPGEILTEDSPTSDLLRVGRLLLEAEDVLRSASGLRSVILRLPHIYGLGRERLFDQMRRGEMFVFGTGRNRMHHLYIEDFVTILSRSLEPDISDTVYNAVEDVAEPYGDYMDFIAQWCGQPLPARYEWADLLTNQAATRCLGPHLANPELLGELYRYMTSEAILSNSRLKQVFGISFRYPRFRDGLTEMLTMIGEPDRRMSESIHTASQWNG; encoded by the coding sequence TCGATTGGCCAAGCGTCTGGTGTCGCAAGGGCATACCGTCGTGGTGACCACCCGGCAGCCCCCTGGATCGGTTCGGGAGCGTCTTCCGCCGGAAGTCGAAATCTGGCAATTGGATCCGATTGCCTCCGCCGAGCCATTGCGAACAAAACTCCTTGCCTCGCCGCCGTTTCATTGTGTCGTGAATTTGCTCGCCTCGTTTCTTCGAGATCCCGTCGCCGTTCTGCGTGACGGAACGCGCAATCTGGTATCCGCACTTCTGTCGCGAGAATCACCACCTCGATTGGTCTTTTGCAGCTCCACCGCCGTGTATGGTCATCGTCCCGGCGAGATTCTGACCGAGGATTCACCGACTTCGGATCTGTTGCGCGTGGGCCGACTGTTGCTGGAAGCCGAGGACGTTTTGCGGTCCGCATCTGGCCTGCGATCTGTGATTTTGCGGTTGCCTCACATCTATGGCTTGGGCCGTGAGCGGTTATTTGACCAAATGCGTCGCGGCGAAATGTTCGTTTTTGGAACCGGTCGAAATCGGATGCATCATCTTTATATCGAAGATTTTGTGACCATTTTGTCCCGAAGTTTGGAACCGGACATTTCCGATACGGTGTATAATGCAGTGGAAGACGTGGCGGAACCCTACGGCGACTACATGGACTTCATCGCCCAGTGGTGCGGCCAGCCGTTACCAGCCCGATATGAATGGGCCGATTTGCTGACCAACCAGGCCGCGACGCGATGCCTGGGGCCACACTTGGCCAATCCGGAACTTCTGGGCGAGCTTTATCGCTACATGACCAGCGAAGCGATTCTCAGCAATTCGCGGTTGAAACAGGTCTTTGGCATCTCGTTTCGATATCCCCGTTTTCGAGACGGATTGACGGAGATGCTAACCATGATTGGAGAACCGGATCGCCGCATGTCCGAATCGATTCACACGGCGTCCCAGTGGAACGGATAA